A part of Micromonospora chersina genomic DNA contains:
- a CDS encoding cysteine desulfurase family protein encodes MAYLDHAATTPMLDEALEAYVATAREVGNASSLHAAGRRARRRVEESRERVAAVLGARPSEVIFTGGGTESDNLAVKGIFWARRAARAERIRVVSSAVEHHAVLDAVDWLAGHEGAEVGWLPVDAAGRLDPERLRAELAAHGDRVALVTAMWANNEVGTVQPVAELAAVAAEHGVPFHTDAIQAVGQVPVDFAASGAAALTVTGHKLGGPAGVGALLLARDVAATPLLHGGGQERDVRSGTLDTAGIVAFAVAVEAAVKGQQEYAARVAALRDDLVERVRQAVPEVIFNGDPTDRLPGNAHFSFPGCEGDALLLLLDAQGIACSTGSACSAGVAQPSHVLLAMGADDDRARSSLRFTLGHTSTKAEVDALIAALPGAVERARRAAALRTPR; translated from the coding sequence ATGGCATACCTGGATCACGCGGCGACGACCCCGATGCTCGACGAGGCACTCGAGGCGTACGTCGCCACGGCCCGCGAGGTGGGCAACGCGTCGTCGCTGCACGCGGCGGGCCGGCGCGCCCGGCGGCGGGTGGAGGAGTCCCGCGAGCGGGTGGCCGCCGTGCTCGGCGCCCGCCCGTCCGAGGTGATCTTCACCGGGGGCGGCACGGAGAGCGACAACCTCGCCGTGAAGGGGATCTTCTGGGCCCGCCGCGCCGCCCGGGCCGAGCGGATCCGGGTGGTCTCCAGCGCCGTCGAGCACCACGCCGTGCTGGACGCGGTGGACTGGCTGGCCGGGCACGAGGGCGCCGAGGTCGGCTGGTTGCCGGTCGACGCCGCCGGCCGGCTCGACCCGGAGCGGCTGCGCGCCGAACTGGCCGCGCACGGCGACCGGGTGGCCCTGGTCACCGCCATGTGGGCCAACAACGAGGTGGGCACCGTGCAGCCGGTGGCCGAACTGGCCGCGGTCGCCGCCGAGCACGGCGTGCCCTTCCACACCGACGCGATCCAGGCGGTCGGCCAGGTGCCTGTCGACTTCGCCGCCAGCGGCGCGGCCGCGCTCACCGTCACCGGCCACAAGCTCGGCGGTCCGGCCGGGGTCGGCGCGCTGCTGCTGGCCCGCGACGTCGCCGCCACCCCGCTGCTGCACGGCGGCGGCCAGGAGCGCGACGTCCGCTCCGGCACCCTCGACACCGCCGGCATCGTCGCCTTCGCGGTCGCCGTGGAGGCCGCGGTGAAGGGCCAGCAGGAGTACGCGGCCCGGGTCGCCGCGCTCCGCGATGACCTGGTCGAGCGGGTCCGGCAGGCGGTCCCCGAGGTGATCTTCAACGGCGACCCGACCGATCGGCTCCCCGGCAACGCGCACTTCTCCTTCCCCGGCTGCGAGGGGGACGCGCTGCTGCTGCTCCTCGACGCCCAGGGCATCGCCTGCTCGACCGGCTCGGCCTGCTCGGCCGGGGTGGCCCAGCCCTCGCACGTGCTGCTCGCCATGGGCGCCGACGACGACCGGGCCCGCTCGTCGCTGCGCTTCACCCTCGGTCACACCAGCACCAAGGCGGAGGTCGACGCCCTCATCGCGGCGCTGCCGGGCGCCGTGGAGCGGGCCCGCCGCGCGGCCGCCCTCCGCACCCCCCGCTGA
- a CDS encoding class F sortase: MTVRHRGALAAMAAGVAALTVAAVVACGSRPAEDVGAEEAAALASATPAATPTATGDPSVPVNAGTLPAAGTTVPPVGLRIPPIGVTATVDPVGINRRTDEFEVPPSVDRVGWYRYGPGLEAGTGSVVIAGHVDSADQGRGAFFRLRELDRGDTLTVTGADGRERPYRVVAREEYAKTRIPLDRYFARDGSPRLTLITCGGPFDAKTRHYRDNIVVTAVPT; encoded by the coding sequence GTGACGGTGCGACACCGCGGGGCGCTGGCGGCGATGGCCGCCGGCGTCGCCGCGCTCACCGTCGCGGCCGTGGTGGCCTGCGGGTCACGGCCCGCCGAGGACGTCGGCGCCGAGGAGGCGGCGGCCCTGGCCAGCGCCACCCCCGCCGCCACGCCAACGGCGACGGGTGACCCGTCGGTGCCGGTGAACGCGGGCACCCTGCCGGCGGCCGGGACGACCGTCCCGCCGGTGGGGCTGCGCATCCCGCCCATCGGGGTCACCGCCACGGTCGACCCGGTCGGCATCAACCGGCGCACCGACGAGTTCGAGGTGCCGCCCAGCGTCGACCGGGTCGGCTGGTACCGCTACGGGCCCGGCCTGGAGGCCGGGACCGGCTCGGTGGTGATCGCCGGCCACGTCGACAGCGCCGACCAGGGCCGGGGGGCGTTCTTCCGGCTGCGCGAGCTGGACCGGGGGGACACCCTCACCGTGACCGGCGCCGACGGCCGGGAGCGCCCCTACCGGGTGGTGGCCCGGGAGGAGTACGCGAAGACGCGTATCCCGCTCGACCGGTACTTCGCCCGGGACGGCAGCCCCCGGCTCACCCTGATCACCTGCGGCGGCCCGTTCGACGCGAAGACCCGGCACTACCGGGACAACATCGTCGTCACCGCGGTTCCCACCTGA
- a CDS encoding DUF4397 domain-containing protein yields MQFAMFRRAAAIGAVSALTFAGVGAATSSPAYAASSKVSVVHGIPDTPVDVYVNGRKTLDNFKPGDVAGPLTLPQGEYDIALTKPGEAIDKAILTVDDAAVPGGANISLAAHLSADGKPRITPFVNDVSKVDAGKARLIVRHTAAAPAVDVRAGGKPVFENLTNPKEAKADVAAGTVKADVVLAGTDTVAIGPADLNLKEGTATIVYAIGSAEAKNLTVVAQTISGLHSAPGGVPSGTGGQAGTGVDAWWYVLAGAGVLLLVSGGARVATARTGRR; encoded by the coding sequence ATGCAGTTCGCCATGTTCCGTCGGGCCGCCGCCATCGGCGCGGTGTCCGCCCTGACGTTCGCCGGCGTCGGCGCAGCCACCTCGAGCCCGGCCTACGCCGCCTCGTCCAAGGTCTCCGTGGTCCACGGCATCCCGGACACCCCGGTCGACGTGTACGTCAACGGCAGGAAGACGCTGGACAACTTCAAGCCCGGCGACGTGGCCGGCCCGCTCACCCTGCCCCAGGGGGAGTACGACATCGCCCTCACCAAGCCCGGCGAGGCCATCGACAAGGCGATCCTCACGGTCGACGACGCCGCGGTGCCGGGCGGCGCGAACATCAGCCTCGCCGCCCACCTGAGCGCCGACGGCAAGCCGCGGATCACCCCGTTCGTCAACGACGTGTCCAAGGTGGACGCCGGCAAGGCCCGCCTGATCGTCCGGCACACCGCCGCCGCCCCGGCCGTCGACGTGCGCGCCGGTGGCAAGCCGGTCTTCGAGAACCTGACCAACCCGAAGGAGGCCAAGGCCGACGTGGCCGCCGGCACCGTGAAGGCCGACGTGGTGCTCGCCGGCACCGACACGGTCGCCATCGGCCCGGCCGACCTGAACCTCAAGGAGGGCACCGCCACGATCGTCTACGCGATCGGCTCCGCGGAGGCCAAGAACCTGACGGTGGTCGCCCAGACGATCAGCGGGCTGCACTCGGCCCCCGGCGGCGTGCCCAGCGGCACCGGTGGTCAGGCCGGCACCGGCGTGGACGCCTGGTGGTACGTGCTGGCCGGCGCCGGCGTGCTGCTCCTCGTCAGCGGCGGCGCCCGGGTGGCCACCGCCCGGACCGGTCGCCGGTGA
- a CDS encoding RNA polymerase sigma factor has translation MTVPSQGPEPPGEDDLATRFRDGDEAALREAYDRYGRAVLHLATTTLANRSDAEDVTQATFVAAWLGRETFDPAKGSLIGWLLGIGRRKVVDRIRVATRETRVVETVKQLPEPVSTGPDPDTVVDRLVVADELARLPDEQRRMLELAFYDDLTHQQIATVTGVPLGTVKSHIRRGMQSLKRRWEVDGAAPGPRPAGLSGAR, from the coding sequence GTGACGGTGCCATCGCAGGGACCGGAGCCGCCGGGCGAGGACGACCTCGCGACGCGGTTCCGTGACGGCGACGAGGCCGCTCTGCGCGAGGCGTACGACAGGTACGGCCGAGCGGTGCTGCACCTGGCCACCACGACGCTCGCCAACCGGAGCGACGCCGAGGACGTGACCCAGGCGACATTCGTGGCCGCCTGGCTCGGCCGGGAGACGTTCGACCCGGCGAAGGGTTCGCTGATCGGCTGGCTGCTCGGCATCGGGCGGCGCAAGGTGGTCGACCGGATCCGGGTCGCGACCCGGGAGACCCGGGTGGTCGAGACGGTGAAGCAGTTGCCCGAGCCGGTCTCCACCGGTCCCGACCCCGACACCGTGGTCGACCGGCTGGTGGTCGCCGACGAGCTGGCCCGCCTCCCCGACGAGCAGCGCCGGATGCTGGAGCTGGCGTTCTACGACGACCTGACCCACCAGCAGATCGCGACCGTGACCGGAGTGCCGCTCGGCACGGTCAAGAGCCATATCCGGCGCGGCATGCAGAGCCTGAAACGCAGATGGGAGGTGGACGGTGCAGCACCTGGACCACGACCGGCTGGTCTTTCTGGCGCTCGGTGA
- a CDS encoding anti-sigma factor, which translates to MQHLDHDRLVFLALGESEAADREATHLDTCEHCRGELETLQHVAGLGAGTQGLTDLPDPPEHVWQGIVAEVRAAEALPTLTDRRPPRAGEPAAPAAAPRPRRGRRWPRWATTAVTAAAAALIGVVGTAAVLGGGDEPAPRPTVLASAPLAAFGSTPKDASGDARVLGDNQLHLHVANLPSVPGYYEVWLIDPKTMEMFSLGTLSKASGDELLPMPPNVDLRTYSVVDVSAEQFDNKPAHSGDSLLRGTLTG; encoded by the coding sequence GTGCAGCACCTGGACCACGACCGGCTGGTCTTTCTGGCGCTCGGTGAGAGCGAGGCGGCGGACCGTGAGGCCACCCATCTCGACACCTGCGAGCACTGCCGCGGCGAGCTGGAGACGCTCCAGCACGTCGCCGGGCTGGGCGCCGGCACGCAGGGCCTGACCGACCTGCCCGACCCGCCGGAGCACGTCTGGCAGGGCATCGTCGCCGAGGTCCGGGCCGCCGAGGCGCTGCCCACGCTGACCGACCGACGCCCGCCGCGCGCCGGTGAGCCGGCCGCACCGGCGGCCGCGCCGCGCCCTCGCCGCGGCCGCCGGTGGCCCCGCTGGGCCACCACGGCGGTCACCGCCGCGGCCGCCGCTCTGATCGGCGTGGTGGGCACCGCCGCGGTGCTGGGCGGGGGCGACGAGCCGGCCCCGCGGCCCACGGTGCTGGCCAGCGCGCCGCTGGCCGCTTTCGGGTCGACGCCGAAGGACGCCTCGGGTGACGCCCGGGTGCTCGGCGACAACCAGTTGCACCTGCACGTGGCGAATCTCCCGAGCGTTCCCGGGTACTACGAGGTCTGGCTCATCGATCCCAAGACGATGGAGATGTTCTCCTTGGGTACGCTGAGCAAGGCGTCGGGAGACGAGTTGCTGCCGATGCCTCCGAACGTGGACCTCCGGACCTACTCGGTGGTCGACGTCTCCGCCGAACAGTTCGACAACAAGCCCGCCCACTCCGGCGACAGCCTGCTGAGGGGCACCCTGACGGGCTGA